TACTCCTAGATCTAAATCAGTTTGATAACTAATCATGTTCTTGTCTGATACAGCTGCACTAGAAGCTAAAAGGATTTATACCTCTGACCAGTTTGTATTGGCTGGTTCGGGGACAGTTGACTTCGTAAGGGAAGTGGCTGGTACTTTGGAAAGAATGTCCGTCAGTGGTGATGGCGATAACCTGGTCAATGTGTTTGCACTTGCTTCGAAAGTTGAGGAGCAATTGAAGGATGCTGTTCTAAAAGGCATGGATGATAAGATGGAGTTTCTTCTAGTGGGTTGGGACGACAGAGAGGTACCTAAGCTCTCCATGACACTCATTGGTTGCAAGGTgtttgagattattagtcccacattgttggacaatttaagatcctgcggtttataatctcgtagggcctctccactcattgccaattggttttgagttggatgcccgtagactttaacatggtattagagcaggctatttgcgacgagtctttgaccgcgtctttactccgcgtcacccgatttaattgtccacgtgttagacccaacgaggctacacgtgagggggcgtgttgagattattagtcccacattgttgggcaatctaagatcctgcggtttataatctcgtaagacctctccactcattgccaattggttttgagttgaatgcccgcagactttaacacaaGGGAGTAACAACTGTCGAGTCAATCAAGGTTGTTGGTCCATTAGATGCCAAGGAAAGAATTAACCTTGAAAGGTACTGTCCGCTGTTTTTAATAATCTATCTTCGTTAATTTTTTGAAGAATTGGAAGTAATTCATGACTTGGACTCAATTTCCTTATGCAGGTCACATAACCAGAATGAAAGTCCTAAAGAAGCCAGTGATACCATCTGTACCATTATCCATGAGGCTTCTAAAAAGTGTGCAAGTGTTGGTGGTAAAGTTAAAGGTACAATCTCTGACCTTTCAACACCAATGCTAGCTTCAGttactccttctttttttttgattttttttttttgagcaaaCAGAAGACAATTCATTCAAGGAGGAAATAAGTACAACAGACTCTTACGATCAAGGAGGAAATAAGCTTCAGTTACAATATAGCATATTATACAGTCAATGAACTAAAGTTTTGCTTGCTTTTGAATGCAGTTTGTTTCGCCTCCGTCAGTGGAGATCCCAGTGAACTAAAGTTAAATATAGAGATGTGGGATCATGCTGCATTTAGGAACAAATTTCATGTAAAGCTCACAGAGTCTGATCTGAATAAAGGAATCAGTCTTCCGAGCGCAGAGTTGGAGAGTATTGTGTTCCCAAGTTGGTCAAGAGATATAGTAGAAAAATTTGAGTCGCAACATAAGTATCAGCGTAACATCCATGTTCGATTTGCATGTGGAGATGACCGTGACAATCTTCCAGTATCAGTAAGAGGAAGGATTTCTACCTTCTCGGGGATATCACTGCAGGAGGCAGAAGGAAGCAGTACAAGAAGTTGGTTCGAAAGCTCCAGTTGAAAGTTGGTGATACAGTTAGCATGTCTTGGGATGTGGCTGGAGGCTTCCTACTGGCTTCTTATCATCCTGCAAGTGCATAACAAGTTAACAACGTATTATCTCTTGCCTTCAGGTTTTAACTTTGCTATGATGATCTATATTTGACCAATGAATTGTATGAGCATAATAGTGGATATAATTTTTCTTATGGGTATCTATCGAAACAGAGATTTGTTGCAACAGCTGATAGTTAATGTCACCTGGCTAGGTACTTTGTTTCTGTTGgtcttttgttctttgcttttccAAGTAGactaaagagaaagaaaaatctgAATGTCACCTATGTTGTCAAAGGACCAAAGCGCTCGATTCACAGGTAAATGGCGCCTTGAAGAATTTGAGGCGCCAAATAATGGCTAAGAAAAATTCCTTTTTAGGTGTTCTATCATGCTAATGTACGAATGTATTCATTTTTATTAGGAAAGAAATCAAAAGATAAATCCAGGCTTAACTTACACAGCTTACCATTTATACGAggaatggaaatcaagggagtaactaaagaaattttgaatttcttcacATAAGATTTTAAGCAGTTACTTGGCATTTATGTAAGGAATGGGAATCAAGAGCTGTTCCATTGATGTGTTTATATCTAATATATAGTGAGagaaaactgaattcaaagaagaaaaacacacAATGACTAGCTGTTGATGTTTGTATATTGTCCATAACTTTTGACATTATTTGGACCAAACAGAACACACATTCCTGATTTGATTATCTGAGagataaataaaagtttcatgtCTTCTAAAGCCACGCTGTCTCCATTTGTGTTGTTAACTGTAACATTCAACTTTAATTCAAACAAAATTTTATAGCTGAACATGATGTTGAGAGAAAGAAGATGATCATAGAATCAGTTCCGGAAACTAAACATTGTTATGTACTAAGAGATTTGAGACAGAAATCACTTCTACCAGCTGCCACAACAACGGCTAGACTAGTGCTTTTTCTTGGATGCAGACAAGCACATCATTTCCTGAAAATCAGCTCATCTGACTTTGAAAAtcagacaaagtcatcaaagaatGCTCAGTAACCCCTCCCTCCCTGAAGCGTCAAAACCAAATGAAGAGTAGATTCCTTTTGGATGTTGTAATCATCTTCAAGTTGCTTTCCTGCGAAAATCACTCTCTGCTGATCTGGAGGAATTCCTCCCAAGTTGCTTTCCTGTGAACATCACTCCCTGCTGATCCGGAGGAATTCCTTCCTAGCCTTGACACTGTTGATGGGCGTGATCCCATGGAAACACTGGAATCACGAGGTTTCTTACTCTCTTGTATATCAGAGATTTCTACGACAAACATTCGTCCCTGTTCTCATGAATAATGATCATGCACGAGCTTCATAGGATGGCCCTGTTTGCCATGACCACCTATGACATTCTATACAATTATCGTATTTCGCATGCCAGTTTCTTTTTTTGTGACCACCCTTGCTGCATCCGCATTTACAACTTTTCTCCAAACAACACCTCTGCACCTGAACTTGAGGCAACTTTGTGTACATCTTCTGAACTCTAGCTTGATACTTGCTTAGTAAGGCTTCTTGGTCTGAAAGAACATTATCTAATTCAATGGTGGCTGGTTGAGTAAATCGTCTTCTCCACATCTAACTCGAACAAACAGAGCTCTTCCGCATTTTTAAACTCCACCTTCTTAGAGAATCCACACGCTCTTGAGTGTCGCCTTGACCTTGTGGATTTGCTTCCACAAAAAAACATTAAATACTTGTAACTGTTACATACGAACTTCTTCAGTCTCCACACACTTGAAACACAGAATTTTCACCATCCATTTTCATATCCACACACTTGAAACACAGAATTTTCACCAtccattttcataatcaagaaacAAAATCCAGACTTCTCGATTTAATCAAAAGGATTATTAGAAACTCAAACACCAATCTCTTCAACAATCAAACCCACCGTAACACCTGACGAGGTTTCAGATCACACAAACACAGAAACAATATAAAGAGAACTTTATTCAATAAATTAACTTCACAATAACTGGCTTTGTGAGTCTTTGTCAGATTCTCAGCTTTGTATTAGATAAAAACCAGAAACTATTACCACTACTGGCGCTTAGACTGATGCAGACCAATCAAACAGAACCAGAAACATGAGTAAAACTACTAGCACAAGTGCCCACCATTAAGATGCACTAATTTTTgactgtgttgtgttgttgaggCTGAACAGGAAAAAAGGCTTTCGGTGAAAGTTGCTAGTAGAAACCTAGTGTAATGAAGGGGAATGGAGGAGATTCCATTGATGTCAATCTCATTGAAAGTCTTTTTTTTGAGATCATATGAATACAAACCGACTAGCTTAATATGTTTATGAAAATCTCCATAGTTTTCAAAGACAATCTGGGTAGTCCCAGGAATTCCATGAAAACCGAGAATCCGCGTGTCACAAAGAAAGGGTAATGCAATAGTCTCTTCACTCCAATTTCTTATGTTACCTTTACAATTCTCCATTTTTTTGTCAATGTCATCATTCAATATCCACAATTTCACAGTGCATGGCCTCTTTCTGTATACTAGAACTACACGTCCATCCATTTCCAGAATAGCAATAGGCTGCAAGAAGGTTGGTTCACGAGGCTCGTCAAGAATGAACTTGGGAATTGGAATAACTCTAAACTTCTCACTTCCAACATCAAACGCTATGATGACATCAGGATCGCCATTACTACCATCCTTGGAGTGTTTGTCCTTGGTACAATGAACAGAATCATCCGAGGTGCTCATACGCTTATTTATCCAATATATGGAACCGTTTGCATACACAAAAGATTTTCTATTCAAGAATGGAGGAATCACCACATTAAGCTTCTCTTGGTTGTCCTCATGAGGCACCACATCAATCCTTCTCCACTTGGTGTCACGACCTATGGTCAAGGCCTCCCAACTTATATAATTATGGGATTCAATAACGCGCCCAAGTAAAGTTTGGATTCTTGATAGTGTCCAGAAGCAGAAAAGTTTATGCTCCGTGGCCAAAGGATCAAATCCAAATTGAAAAAATGGTCCTCGAATGTTCTTTATAAAAGTGCCATCTTTTTGAAACAGATCTCTTTCTTCTTTCCATAATGTTGATTGGATCCATGGTGTTACTTCTCGAGTACTGACATTGTACAATCTAACAGCAAATGCGCCCCAATCGACAAAACAAACCAGACcatttacaggtcccaaaactTGATCATAAACAAACCAGTTATTATCAGTCATCCTAACATTATGAATAATGGCTTCTGGCTCTCTTTCCTCACAACCACTGCCTTCACCCAATAATAACTCTGCAGACAAAATACATTGACGAGGCGTTTTGGTTCGCGTAACCCAATGACCATCATCTGTCTTTCGTTGTTGCTTCAACGGAACAATGACAAGGAGATTCGGACGTGATTTTGCTCCGGTACTGTGTAATTGAATCAAGTAGGTGTCATTCTTAATCAAAGACAACCAACGTTTGCATACTGATTTGAACCTTAATAGTGATTTCACTGGAAGTCTGCTTAAAATCTCAATCAATATACCATCATCACTATTAATAATTTCAGAACTAGCAACAGGACTTGCAATAAACTTAGTAGGATAATTCACATTACCATTACGTGAACGGTAGAGGAGGCCTTTCAATAGTTTTGGTAGGTTTATGTATACATCCCAATTGTTAGTGGGAACCTCCTTTCGCTTCATGGACATTTTCCTTCAGCTCCCTATAAACAcacataccaaaaaaaaaaaagattgaatttTTAACAAGCTcaatcaagctaaaatcaaatTAAGGTAATTCAAAATTCATAGTTAAACTTTCGAATAAAACCCAGAAAAAATCGAATATTAATAAATTTTCGTAAGAAGTAAAGGAATTACACCATAGATATCAAAGTTTGGGTTTGAATGGAAAAACTAGAGATTTGCAACACATACCCGTCGACGACGAACAAGAAGATGCAGAGATCCTTAATTTTGCTAGATCGACTAAATATCTGTTGTATACGGGGAAGTTGTAGGCTGAATTACACATGCATCTTTCATATAACTTCTGTGAGGCGTTCAATTGATCAATCAATCAAGTCGGTTCTTATGTCTCCTTCCTTTATAAAAGCCCAAAAAGACTAGTTATACCCCTGACCAGATGTTATTGAGTTGACCCTGAGTTAAATCGGCTAAACAGAAATTTTGAGTTGACCCGGAGTTGAATCGGCTAAACAGAAAACAACACGCTTACCGCAAAAGTAAAACTAGGGATCAAAGGGAGTCTGGTTCAGGAATAAGTCTCCAAGTTATTCTAGTTATCATAGTACAATCAAAGAAGTACATATTATTAAAACCCGGATTCAGTGCGGACCCTGAGGTAAAGTGGGCGATGTTGGACTTCGGGCAATAATTTAACGGGGCATCAGAAAAGATTTTGGGATAAGTTTTTGGATTAATTCTTTCACAAAATATTTCACGGAAACACGGATATTATTTACAACATATTTGGATAATAAAACGAACTTAAATTTGGTAAAATAAATTATTTGTTGTCCTTGTTTCATGGATCTAAAACTCTCGGTATTAATTTACTTTGAGTTAATGCAGCTCATTTTTTTCTCTACAAAATGCAAATTGATCTTTACGAATTTGGCTCCCTTCTACGAGTGTCCTCTAAATCATTTAGTTGTTCTCGACTAATCATTTGTTTTATAATTCAATTTCATATTATTTGTATAATTCTTTTAAATGGTTCTAGCAATATACGAGCATCTTTTCTCGAAAAGTCAGAAGTCAGTATGACTATCAAATTTCAAAACGACTTCTAAAAGtcgaaaagttaactttttgtgaagcaaaatagttttgcttctgacttctgctcCTGACTTCGACTTCTAGAGAAACAGAAATCATAAGAAGATTTGTATCAAAACGCGGGGTTTGAAACAGTTCATTTGCTAGGTGCTAGAAGAAGAGGTGAAAAATTACATCATAGTAACGTTTCCAGCAGTTGATAGGGTGTTTGTCCACTCAGCCAATCTGAAATTTAGCTTGTCTATGCAGGGCTTAGAGGCTTggattttacttttttttgttgAAGAGAACTGAGCCTAAATATTAATCCTTGATGTCAATTTTTTGCACCTTCATGAAATTACTGACGCTGTTAGCAGTATCTGGGGTTGTATTTTGCTGAAGAAGATCCCTGATTTAAAGCAGTTTATCATTTGGCCTGAACTGTCACTGAAAACCTAAACCATATTCTCACATTCTTCCATGTTAGCTTTGCATGAAATCATACAATCATCACTTAAGAGAAGACGGCTTAGGTTAGAGTAACTTTAAGGCTTGGGGGGAGTGAGCCTAGGACGTTTCGTTATGTATATCCATGGTTTGGGTATGCTTTATTAGTATTAGCTATATATTTTAGAATACAATAAGTATTCATATTCTTTTCTAAGATTATCGTTGACTTATATAGGAATGTCAAGGCGTGGTACTGAGAGACGTAATGTACTGGAAGAGGTACCAGAACTGGTGGTACTACTGATGGGGAGGAACCACAATTTGGAAATCATATTGTGAATGTAAATATGGAGCAGTTGACCCAACTAATTGCTCCAGCAGTCGCTACTTCTATGAATCAAAATGTTGGACAAGTCAACAATCTTCAGAACCAAGGACTgcctgctgaaactgaggaagatATGTAGGTATAGAAAAGTTCAGTTTGAGTTCAAAAGGTTGAACCCGAAGGAGTTTTCTGTAAAATATGATGACCCAATGATAGCCCATGAATGGAAAGATGAGATGGTCAAGATTTTTAGGGCCATAGGACCTTCTTGCACTGAATACTTTAAGAAGAGATTAACTACTTTTCATCTCACTGGATATGCTCATACCTGGTGGACTTCAGCTTCAcgtggtttagattattccaaagTGACTTGGACAGACTTTCTTCATATGTTTGATGAGAAATATTTCCCTCAGAGTGTTTGAAATGCTAAGGAGAGATAGTTTCTTTCATTTCAGCGGGATAACTTATCTGTTACAGAGTATGAGATTGAACACTCAAGATTGTCCATGCTTGTACCCCACCTAGCAGATACTGAAGAGAAAATAGACGTCGGTTCGTATATGGTTTGAAAGCCTTGTGTCGGGAGGCATATTTTTGGAAATCCAATGATTGAAACTTATGTTAGGGCTGTTGAATGTGCCAGAGAGCTTGAGCAAGATTTCTTGGCTCATAAGAGGGATGGGGAGTACTTGAAGAAGGACAGTAAGATTGACCGTGCATCAAAGATTTCTTCGGGTCAACATAGAGGTGGTAAAAACAAGCATACGCAGAACGAAACTCAACAAAGTGGTCAGTCGGGGAAGAAAAGAAAGGGGTATTAGAATCAAGGGAACCGTGGTCAGAAAATTAGTGGTAATGAACGGGCAGTAGTGCCAGCTGAGGGCGAGGCTCTTGCTACCAAACCAATTAACTTATATGGGATTTTTGTATAACCGTCGTGAAAGGTGGCATAAGGAATCAGAATGTACCAAAGAGAAAGTTCAGACAACATATAGACGTGAGCAACCAAACACTGGGGTTGCAAACCGTAATGTGCAGCCTCATGGCCAGGGTCAACTCTTTGTTATGCAACCTCCTAAGACAGAGAATGCTACTTTAGGAGGTACTTTCTTTATTTTAGGAGAGCCTATTAGTATTTTATTTGATACTGAAGAtactcattctttcatttctgctaAGTTAGTTCGCATGGTAAATCTTTCTATGAAAGTGTGTGATTTTCCTTTATGTCTTGCTACTTCTATGAGTAGTATGGTAGAGTTGAGTAACAGGGTTGATCCTTGTCCTATTATGATTGAATATGTTGAGCATTTGGAGGATATTTATGTGATAGAGATGGTTCCTTACGATGTAATATTAGGAATTGACTGGTTATCTTCTAATTTTGTACAATTGGATTGTGCTGACAACACAACCAATTTTTCAAATCCGGGTCAATCTAAGGTAGTGGTGTAGACTACATTTCGAAGTCTACTTATAGAAGCTTTCCTTAGCCATATCGAGGGTGAAGTAGTAGATACTGAGTCTCTGCAGGTTGCGAGTATACCTGTGGTGTCTGATTTTGCGGATTTGTTCCAAGAGGTTCCTGGGTTACCTCCAAGTAGGAAAGTAGAGTTCTGCATCAGACTCCAACCAGGTACGACGCCTATTTCCCGTGATCCTTATCGAATGACTTCAAAGGAAATGCAGGAATTAAAGTCTCAGAATGACCAACTTTTAAGTCAAGGATTTATTCGACGTAGTTCTTCACCATGGGGTGCTCCTTTTTTATTTCTAAAAAGCAAAGATGGTTCTTTATCATCGTGAACTAAACAAGGTCACGATAAGAAACAAGTATCGTTACCTAGGACTAATGATCTATTTGACCAGTTAAAAAGAGCTATATGGTTTTCGAAGATCGACTTGCGATCAGGATATCATCAGCTTCTTGTTAGAGAGCAAGATATTTCCAAGACTGCATTTCTGACTCGTTATGGTTCTTATGAGTTTGTGGTGATGCCTTTTGGGCTTTTGCGCGAATACACCACCAGCAAAGTTTATGGACTTGATGAATCGAGTGTTTAGAGATTTTCTTGACCGGTTTGTtattgtttttattgatgatattcTTGTGTACTCTAAGACCCAGGAAGAACACGAGGAACACTTAAGTTTACTATTGCAGACTTTGAGAGAGCATCAGTTGTTTGCAAAGTTTTCGAAATGTGAACTTTGGCAATAATCAGTTAAGTTTTTGGGGCATGTGATATCAGAATCCAAAGTTTCTGTAGACCCTTCCAAGATTGAGGTTGATTTGGAAACAACCTACAACGGTTTCGAAAATTCGAAGTTTTCTTGGTTTAGCTGGTTATTACCGTCGTTTTATTAAGGATTTGGATTGGGATGTGTTTTGATGCAGAAAGGTAAGGCTATTTCATATGCTTCTAGGCAATTACATGTCCATGAGAAGAATTATCCAACCCATGACTTGAAATTGGCAGCGGTAGTTTTGCTATGAAGTTGTAGCGTCATTACTTGTATGGCTAGAAATTTGAGCTTATCATCGATCATAAGAGTCTCAAGTATCTCTTTTCCCGGAAGGAGATGAATATGAGACAACGTCGATGGATGGAGCTCATCAAGGATTACACTTTTGGCTTACAATATCACCATGGTAAGGCGAATATTGTAGTTGATGCCTTGAGGCGAAAGCCAAAGGGTTTGTTAACTTCCATGATGGTGGAAGACTAGAAGATGTTAGAGATAGTTGTTGAGTTTGACTTAAACATCAAGAATTTTTCTATATCTTAGACATTTTTAGGTAATATTGTGGTATAATCTGCACTTATTAGTCGTATTATTCAGGATCAATCCAAGGATGATTGGTATATGAAACTACTTGGAGCTGGAGAGTTAAGTGAAGATTTTGATGTAGGGATGGATGGTGGGATTCGACTTCGAGGTCGATTATGCGTACCCGTGGACGCCCAGTTGAGTCGTGAGGTGCTATATGAAGCTCATCGTAGTCGCTACACTATCCATCTTGGAGCTACAAAAATGTATAAGGATTTGCGTAGGAAGTTTTGGTGGAAAAATATGAAGCGCGAGATTGCAAAATACGTTTCTAAATGCCGAACTTGTCAGCAAGTTAAGATTGAACACCAAAATCCAGCTGGAGAATTATAACCATTCCCAATACCATAATGGAAATGGGATATTATATCCATGGGTTCTATATAGTTGGACTACGTAGATCAAAGATAGGACATAACTATATTTTGGTAATAGTAGATCGGCTGACTAAGTTGGCACAATTCTTATCAGTACATACTAGTTATGGTGTGGATAGATTGTGCAAGATCTATGTAGAGAAGATTGTGGCGTTGCATGGAGTGCTGGTCTCATTTGTTTTTGATAGGGGCGCTTAATTTAATTCTAAGTTTTGGAGAGGATTTCAACAAGCTA
The nucleotide sequence above comes from Papaver somniferum cultivar HN1 chromosome 8, ASM357369v1, whole genome shotgun sequence. Encoded proteins:
- the LOC113301558 gene encoding uncharacterized protein LOC113301558, which produces MATSSSDAISLMATTSASADHTQGEAKGGLLVGLVQALGMIIGADSLAVLKDGTIVTDKEEQSVDAALEAKRIYTSDQFVLAGSGTVDFVREVAGTLERMSVSGDGDNLVNVFALASKVEEQLKDAVLKGMDDKMEFLLVGWDDRETLTQGSNNCRVNQGCWSIRCQGKN
- the LOC113306774 gene encoding F-box/LRR-repeat protein At2g40920-like; amino-acid sequence: MSMKRKEVPTNNWDVYINLPKLLKGLLYRSRNGNVNYPTKFIASPVASSEIINSDDGILIEILSRLPVKSLLRFKSVCKRWLSLIKNDTYLIQLHSTGAKSRPNLLVIVPLKQQRKTDDGHWVTRTKTPRQCILSAELLLGEGSGCEEREPEAIIHNVRMTDNNWFVYDQVLGPVNGLVCFVDWGAFAVRLYNVSTREVTPWIQSTLWKEERDLFQKDGTFIKNIRGPFFQFGFDPLATEHKLFCFWTLSRIQTLLGRVIESHNYISWEALTIGRDTKWRRIDVVPHEDNQEKLNVVIPPFLNRKSFVYANGSIYWINKRMSTSDDSVHCTKDKHSKDGSNGDPDVIIAFDVGSEKFRVIPIPKFILDEPREPTFLQPIAILEMDGRVVLVYRKRPCTVKLWILNDDIDKKMENCKGNIRNWSEETIALPFLCDTRILGFHGIPGTTQIVFENYGDFHKHIKLVGLYSYDLKKKTFNEIDINGISSIPLHYTRFLLATFTESLFSCSASTTQHSQKLVHLNGGHLC